The following nucleotide sequence is from Endozoicomonas sp. GU-1.
GTAGTAATAGGGGTATTACGTTTGGAATCTGACACATTGACATCAATGCCAGGTTGTTGGCAGAGAAAAAGTATGGCGTCCTGGTTGTTCATGCGAACAGCCAGACTAAGAGCGGTATCACCATTTCTCATGCGAGCGTTAATATGAATACCGTCCAGCTTACAAAGCAATTCTAACACTGCCCACTGATTATTTAAGGCAGCCAGAAGCAAGGGATGAATTAATACATCTGGATCATGTGGATCTCTCAGAGAGTCAATCATTAATTGGGGCTGAGTTTGTTTCAGGCGTTTGATAGTGTCTAAATCACCTGCCACGCACGCATCATAGTACGTTATATTGAAATCGTCACGGCTAAGTGGTGCCTGCGTTATAGTTGCTAGTGCTGATGCCCCGCAGACGTCGTCCGGATCGATATTTTCAGGATTCCTGTTTGTTTCATCACCACTTCTATGTGTGTTGGCAAAGCCAGAATGATCCGTGCCCGGTATAGGCTGTTCAGGTGCAGGTAGCGCACTTGGTGTAGTGTCTGTGGAAGCAACAACTTCGGTTGTTGTTTCAGGTTTTTCTGTAGGCAGTAATTGTAATTTTTGTACTAATTTCTGGAATATTGTTGTTGCTTTTGTATCTTTTCCTTTGTTTTTAATTCCATGTTTCTCCTCATAGTTTATCATCTGTACTTTATCACCTTCAAAAATTTCCAAAGGTGTGCCACCCTTATAAAATAATTCTTCTCCGTTTGATTTATTTGCCCTGGTAAAGTCTATTTTTTGGGTATGACGACCATTAATTATTTTCTTTTTCCAGAAGTCTTTTTCTATTTTTCCTTTTCCTACAAACAGGGTGCATCCATGATCGATTAATCTGCGCAATGTTGTTGCGTTATTGGCATGCGCTGCATAATGAACTGCCATGGAACCGTATTTATTGGTCAAGGATTTAGAGGCTTTGCGCCTATCTATCAGGTAAGTAATGATGTCATCTTTGCCTGTTAAAGCAGCAAGATGCAGCACACGGGCCTCGGCTTTGGATATTTTTTGATTTATGTCTGTCAAACAACTCAATAACAAAATACTAATCTGATCGGAGGCATTTGTGAAAGAAAGGTAAAATATGCTGTCCTTTCCATCACTATGCATCGTGTCAACAGGTGCCGCGCCGTTATATATTAATATTTCAGTGGTTTTCAGATTGTTGTTGTTAACGCTATGGGAAAGTGCAGTTTCACCATTTTTGTTCGGGCCCAGGTACGGCTTTTTTTCCAATAATGTTTGTAAAATACGATGATCTGAGTTTTTTTCACAGGCTAAAATAATCGGTGTGGAACCGAGGCTGTTTTCCACATTTACATCAATGTTTTGTTGTTGACAGAGAAAGTGTACGGCTGCCCCCTGGTGATTTCTGATGGCAAAGTGGAGAGCGGTATTTTTTTCAGGCCCGCAAGCATTTACATCAATATATGGATTTTGGCAGAGAAATTTTAACACTCTCGTCTGATTACGTTCGGCAGCCAGATGCAGGGGATGAACTGATATTGTTGGGTTGTCCGGATGCGTCAGAAAATTATTCATTGACTTGGGATCAGCAGCCTGGAACAGCTGTACAATTATCTCTAAATCATCACTCAGACAGGCATGAAAGAATATATTATTGAATTCATCCGGATTTAATGGCTTGGCAGTGATGGGTGGCAATGCACATGCCCCTTCAAGGTAGTCCGGGAAAGGATTTTCGTTAATCTCGTCTTCTTCTGGTCGGGGCATGACCATGTTTGTCTCATGACCTCGAAACAAGGGGAACAGCTGATCATACGTTGGCAGATTGTAATATGAACCGTCAGACCTGTGGGGGTAGTCTGGCGGTGGATCTGACGGTAGTTGATATTCATCAGCAGTATCATGCCCGGTTTCTTGACCGCAGGGCGGGATAGTCATCGTGCTATCACCTGGATGCGGCAACATGGTTCTTTGCCCGATGCTCATCGCCTGAGGAGGGGGCGATTGTGAATCTGGCAGATTAGCAAAGAGTGAGTTAGCAGATGAACTTTCGTAAATGTGGTGGTTTTCGAAGTCACCTGAATTCCCGAGAGCACCATTATCAGTATTAGTGGTTGTGTCTGGAATTTGATTCTGTGGATTTGTTGAAGTAGCAAAGGAAACTGTATCTGTAACAGTAGTAACCGGATTGCCAACGGAGTAGTACATGGTACATGCCTTATGTCTAATTGGGTATTTCCAAAGCCTGTTTCGGTTTCGTTGTTGGCCTTTGAATTTCCTGATAGCGCACCACTGTAGTACTACTGTTGGGATAAGCCATAAGAGAATCTGAAATGCCGTGCAAAAACTGAACGTTAACGAACTTTGTTAATTAATGCCTTTGTTCAGACCGTAAAACTAATCAATAGTTCAAATGCTGCTTTCTTGTAAGTTCTCAGAAAGTGCTGACATAAAGCAAAATACACGTCTCTGGCCTATCCTTTTACACCATGAATTTTCCTTTTCCTGCAACCAATGTCCAGCATGACCATCCAGGCCAAAAAGTCTTGGATTATCTTGCTCAGCTCCAGCAGCACAACACATTGCTCAAGGAGTCGCTGGCTTTGTCCCAGAAAGCATTGGCTCTGTCCCAGAAAGAGAACGTTCTCCAGAAGGAGTTGATTGCCAGGCTGCAGGCACAAGGCGTTCAGCAGCAAGAGCAGATCACTCAGCTACAGGAGAAAGTTGAAGCCCTTGAGGCTGAAATCCGCCGTCTTAAAAAGCTGCCTCCCAAGCCTGACATCAAACCAAATACCAAGCCCCCTGATGACTCAGACGGCCCTCCCGGTACTCCACCGGCAACCGGTCAAGGTGATGAAGCTGACCCGGATGATGTCCCAAAACATAAGGTCAGCAAACCGGATGAAAGTACTCGTAATCAGCGCAAGCAACCCACAAAGCCACCGCCTGAAAAGAGCATACGTGTCCCGGCCTGTGGTGTTCCTCCGGGATCTACCTGGAACGGCACTACCCCATTCTATGTACAAGATCTGGTGATCAAGCCAACCAGTGTCGAATATCTGCTTGACCAATGGATAACACCGGACGGGAAAACAGTCACTGCCAAGCCTCCAGCGAATTTGCACGGGCACCATTATGGCCCGACATTGCAAGCCTACATTCTTCACCAGTATTTCGGTTGTGGTGTTACCCAACCGCAGCTGCTGGAATGGCTCTGGGATATTGGCCTCTCCATCTCGCCGGGGGAACTGAGCAACCTGATCACTAAAGGGAATGAGCAGTTTCAAAGTGAGAAGGATGAGATCCTGGTCGCAGGCCTTCGTTGCTCAAGCTACATTCAGACAGACGACACAGGGGCAAGGCATCAAGGACAAAATGGTTACTGCACCATCATCTGTAATGAGTCGTTTGCCTGGTATGCCACCACAGGTAGCAAAAGCCGGGAGAATTTTCTAAGCCTTCTGCACCGGCCTTTTCGGACGTACGCGATGACAGGGAATGCCCTGGACTACCTGAGGACACTCAAATATCCCCAAAAGTGGCTGCGTGTACTCCAGCCATACGTTGGAGTGACTTTCCTGAGTTATGAAGCCTGGAAGGCCTGCATGAAAGAGCATGGCCTGACAGGCAAAAAACGCCTGCAACAAGCCAGTGAAGCCTTGATCTATGCCAGTTTGATAGAACATGGCTTAGGGCATCTGACAACCTTCAGCGATGGCGCACAACAGTTCAATGTGTTCAAACACGCCCAGTGCTGGGTACATGCAGAGCGGTTGCTGTACAAGGTTCATCCTGTCAATGAGCAACAAGCCAGTGCCCAGAAATGGTGCCGGACATGGCTCTGGGCGATTTATGATGATCTGAAAGCCTTCAAGGCTGAGCCTTCCAAAGAGAACGCCATGAAGGTACGACTAGGCTTTTTAGCCCTAATCCAGACACGCACAAATTGCAGGGCTCTCCAGCAAGCGCTCTCAGGCCTTGCTGTCATAGAAAAAGAGCTGTTGCTGGTACTGGAAGACCCAAGCCTTCCGTTACATAACAACCTGAGTGAAAGCCTGATACGAGAATACGTCAAGCGTCGTAAGATTAGCGGCGGCACGCGGAGCGAAGCAGGACGGCAAAGTCGCAACACCTTGCCAGTCTGAAGAAAACGTGTCGCCTGTATGGTCTTTCATTCTGGGACTATCTGACAGACAGGTTAAATGGAGCAGCGCTGTTCCCGAGGCTGGAGAGTTTGATTGAAAAAGCTTCCCAGATTCTATCCTGTGGGCTTTGCAGCAGTTTTTGAGAAATTACCTCCGTTCGTCCTGAGCGGAGCCGAAGGGTGCTCAGGGTGAACGGAGATTGTACATATCAAACTCATGATGCACTATGCACACCATTGCTACTTGCATAGCACCTGAGTAATGAGTTTTAAATCACTCAAATATATAAGTTCTAATAGGTACTCATATTTTTCTCAAAATTTTGATAAATGGGTTTGTCTTTTTCCTCCCCTCTGGGGTACGCAATTCTGTCTCTAGTTTTACTCCTTCTTCCTTCAGTTTTTCTCCTTCCAAATTCAGTTTATTCAGTTCTTTTTTTAATCTTTTCAGTTGTTTTTTTCCTTTACTTGTTTCCTTTTCTTCCTGTTTTGTTTGTTTTTGTTCATTTCTTTTCTGTTTCTGTTTTTCTTCTATGTATTGCTTATGCTGTTTTTGTCTTTCCTCCATTCTTGCTTTGTCCTTATTTTTTTCTTTATTTATGTCTATATTTAGTGATTTTTCAAAGTTTTCTAACTGAGTTATATCAAACATTCCATAAATCTCTGAAGGTGTACCACCATGGTAGTATAAACGACACGCATTTGGTTTATTGTAACTTTTAAAATCTACAGTTGGAGGCACGTGTCCAGCCAAAAAAGAATAAAATCCATTATTTTTCTTTCGCCAGAAATCGTCTTCTATTTTTCCAGAACGTTCGTTCAAGGAACATCCTAGTTCGAGTAATACATACAGTGCTTGTGAATGATCATCATGTGCCGCATAATGAACTGGCTTGGCATGATCTTTATTTTCTAAAATCTGGATGCTTCACAATCCTCTATCAAGTGCCTAATAAGTGTTTTTTTGCCTAAAAGAGAGGCTAAATGAAGCACGCGAGCATCTTTTTTAGTTACTGCTTGATCTATGTCGGGTAAATAACTCACTAATAATTTACTCATCTCTTCGTTGTCATCCTGGAAAGCGATATAGAACACGGAGTCTTTCCCATCTTCTTCAACCTTGCCAACGTCAGCTCCAGCCTCTAATAACATTTTAGTAACGGTAATGTTACGGTTTCTAACACTGAATCCAAGTGCAGTTTTTTGGTAATTATTCGGCTTCAGACTCGGTTTATGCGCTAATAATGCTTCTATAACCTGATCACTCAAATTTAACTCACAGGCAGAAATAATAGGGGTATTTCTGTTGTCGTAATCTGATAAATTGACGTTAATGAGTGGTTGCTGACAGAGAAAAAGTATAGTCTCCTCCATTTTCTCGCAGACTGCCAGATTAAGAACTGTCTCGCCATTACTCATGCGAGTATTGATATTAATTCCATCCAATGCACAAAGAAATTTTAACGCCACCCACTGCTTATTTGAGGCAGCCAGATGTAAGGGATGAATAAATGCATTTCGATCGTTTGGATCTACCAGAGAATCTATCATTAAATCGGGACGAGTTTGTTTCAGGTATTTTAAAGTGTCTATATCACCTGCCTGGATTGCATTAAGGTACATGTTTTGGAATTCTTTGTCGTCTAATTGCTGCTCCATCATGGCTGGCATTGTTGATGCCCCGGGCGCGTCGTCCATGTTGGTGAACCCTGGTGGAAACCTCCTGTCATTTACATCATAACAGGTCAACTCACTGTGCATTGCTAAATTTCCGCTTTGGTGCGTGTAAGCAAGAGCAGAGAGATCTGAGTCTGGAGCAGGCTGTTCAGGTGTCGATGGTGTACTTAATGTAATGCCTGTGGCAGCATCATTGTCAGTTGTTTTTTTATTATTTTCTTCAAGTATTCTAATTTTTTGTTTCAGAATTTCTGATTTTCTTTCTTGGTTTGTTTTTTTCTTCTTCAGTTCTTTTTTTCGTCTAATATTTTCCTCTATAGTTTGCGCTTTTTTTCTATCTAATGCTTTTGCTTCTTTAATTGATTCTTTTGTATGGCCACGTTTTGTCTGGTGAGCTGCCATCTGTTTGATATCGCCTCTAAAATATTCTGCAGGTGTGCCACCCTCTCTAAATAACCTGTATCCTATTTTACCATATTTATTTACATCTATTTGAGGTCCAGCCAGATAGGTCTCTACCATCTCCCAAAAGTCTTTTTCTATTTTTCCTTTTTCTTCATGCATGTTGCATCCATGATCAATCAATGTGCGAAATGTTGTTGCATTATTTCCAAACGCTGCATAATGGACTGGCATTGATTTACCTTTATTAGTTACAAATCTTGAAGCGTTAAGAGTTTCAATCAGATAAACAGCAATATCAGCTTTACCTGTGAAAGCCGCCAGATGCAATACCCGGGCATTATTGATGGATATTTCTTGATTTACGTCCTCCAGAGAATCCAGTAGCAATATACTGATTTCGTCAGAGGCTTCAGTGAAGGAAATATAAAATATGCTGTTTTTTCCATCGTCATGTTTCTGGTCAACCTTTGCACCCGATTCTAGTAATTTTTTAGTGGTTTCCAGATTGTTGTTTTTAACGCTGAAGGAAAGTGCAGTTTCGATTTGTTTTTCCTCGTCCAGAACCGGTTGAGTATTCAATAAGGCATCTATTATCTGAGCGTCTGCGTTTTTTGAACAGGCTAACATAATAGGGGTGAAGCCGCTTTTATTCTTCCGATTTACATTAATATCATGGCGTTGACAGAGAAATTCTACGACTGCCACGTTATTGTGATCGATAGCTAAGTGGAGAGCAGTATTCTTTTCAGGTGACGGGGCGTTTATATCAATACACGGAAGCTGGCAAAGAAATTCTAGCGATGCCATCTGATTTTTTGCGGCAGCTATATGCAGGGGATGATATAAATAGTTCCGTGATTCCGGATATTGCAAAGGGTTGATCATGCGCTGGGGATAATCTCGTCTCAGGTGCTCCATAGCATGTAGGTTACCAGTCGCTAAGGCTTCATAGTAGGCGTCATTGAATTCTTCCGGACTTATTGGCTTCTCAGTAACTGGTGGCCATGCCCATGCCCCTTCAGGGTAGTCCGGGATTGGATTTTTGTTCATCCCGTTTGCCTCTGATGGGGCAAAATTGTTCGCTGCCTCAAATAATGCATCATGAGGATATAGAGTCTCATAATCGGGTGGTGGAGCTGAAGGTGTAGGTGAAGGAATTAGTGGCAATGTTGTTGTGTCTGTATCTGTGCCTGTGTCATAACGGACCCACCTGTCATTGTTCGGCATTGCAAAAGTATCTTCATGGTTTGTGCCAAAGAGGGCAGTAATATCTGAATTTGATACTGGTGGTTCATTAGTATCATCTATAACAACAGTTTCAGTAGTTTCTCCGGGTAGCCCAGCAGTATTATTTATGGCAACGTCTTCTGGAGTGATTGTGCGAAATTCAAATGATTCTTCGGCAGCAGCTTCTTCGGGCAATTCAGTAGAGTCCTGGCCAACAGCTTCAGGAGTTTCTTCGTGCACTTCAGTAGAACCCTGGTCAACAGCTCCAGGAGTTTCTTCGTGCAATTCAGTAGAATCCTGGTCAACAGGTTCAGGCGTTTCTTCTAGCAATTCAGTAGAATCCTGGTCAACAGCTTCAGGAGTTTCTTCGTGCACTTCAGTAGAACCCTGGTCAACAGCTCCAGGAGTTTCTTCGTGCAATTCAGTAGAATCCTGGTCAACAGGTTCAGGCGTTTCTTCTAGCAATTCAGTAGAATCCTGGTCAACAGCTTCAGGAGTTTCTTCGTGCAATTCAGTAGAATCCTGGTCAACAGGTTCAGGCGTTTCTTCTAGCAATTCAGTAGAATCCTGGTCAACAGGTTCAGGCGTTTCTTCGTGCAATTCAGTAGAATCCTGGCTAACAGCTTCAGGCGTTTCTTCGGGTAATCGAGCAGTATCAATGGCAGCATTAACTGCATCTATGGCTTCAGCAAGTTCAGCTGAACCACTTGCAGCCGCATCTTGCCCGTTTTTTTCACTGGAGGGTGTGTCAGTGATCGTGATATCAACATGGAGCGGCCACAGGGTTCTTTGCCCGAGACTCTGTCCAGGGAGCGATGGTGAGTCTGGCGGAGGAATGCAAATAGAGTTTTTCGCCGATGACTTCCAGCATACCTCGCGACGACCGAAGTCACCGCGAAGCTCCAGGGTGTCACCATTGGCTGCGTCGGTAGTTGGATTCTGTGGATCAGTTGCAAGAGCTGAAGAAATTGTATCTGCAACACTCGTAATCAGTACGCCAAGATAAAACATTTATCAGGTCCTTTTTTTAATTAAGTATTTTCAAAGCCTGTTGAGGTTTCCCTGTTGACCTTTGAACTTCCTGATAATGCATTACTACGGTACTACTTTTGGTATAAGCCATAAGAGAACCTGAAATGCTGGGCAATAACTAAAACTTTAACGAACTTTGATAATTTTACTTTTATTCAGATCGTAAAATTGATCAATAGTTCCAACACTACAGTTCTTTTTTTTCATTCAACAAGACTGGTTTTGTTGTATGAACTATGGTTTTATTTTTCCCGGGGAAAGCTTGCCATTGCGATTGGTTCGGCTGAGCTGATTGATTCAGTGGTGCAATAAGCTTTTTGCAGTGGGCTTAATGGTGTTTTTGTAAATCATGATTTTTTCCGGCTGCGTAAAGGTGTCTTCAGTGGTCTTGTACCGGTTTGCGTGGTGGTTCTGTAGGGAGCCAGTACCTCCATGAACTCTCTGGTAAGATGTTTCATTTGGGTCTTGTAATGATCGTTAAAATTCAATTCATCCGGGATCAGGTATTTTTCGTATTTTTGCGATGAGCGGATAAGACAAAACGAATTTTTCAAATATCGTTTTGTGTATTGATGGATAATGGCTTCTGTTTCTGATGCCTGATCTCTTTTATTCATCAGTTCAAGTGAATTTTTTAAGCCAATGCCTATGATTCGTTTACAAAGCGATGTATGAACCAGGTCAATTGAGTTTGGATTCATTAATACCGGCGGAGGGAAACCAAATTTCATAAAAATATATTGCATTAACATATAATTTGTTCTGCAGGTGCCATCCATCGGTGTATGTAGCTGCTCAAGTC
It contains:
- a CDS encoding ankyrin repeat domain-containing protein, with the protein product MYYSVGNPVTTVTDTVSFATSTNPQNQIPDTTTNTDNGALGNSGDFENHHIYESSSANSLFANLPDSQSPPPQAMSIGQRTMLPHPGDSTMTIPPCGQETGHDTADEYQLPSDPPPDYPHRSDGSYYNLPTYDQLFPLFRGHETNMVMPRPEEDEINENPFPDYLEGACALPPITAKPLNPDEFNNIFFHACLSDDLEIIVQLFQAADPKSMNNFLTHPDNPTISVHPLHLAAERNQTRVLKFLCQNPYIDVNACGPEKNTALHFAIRNHQGAAVHFLCQQQNIDVNVENSLGSTPIILACEKNSDHRILQTLLEKKPYLGPNKNGETALSHSVNNNNLKTTEILIYNGAAPVDTMHSDGKDSIFYLSFTNASDQISILLLSCLTDINQKISKAEARVLHLAALTGKDDIITYLIDRRKASKSLTNKYGSMAVHYAAHANNATTLRRLIDHGCTLFVGKGKIEKDFWKKKIINGRHTQKIDFTRANKSNGEELFYKGGTPLEIFEGDKVQMINYEEKHGIKNKGKDTKATTIFQKLVQKLQLLPTEKPETTTEVVASTDTTPSALPAPEQPIPGTDHSGFANTHRSGDETNRNPENIDPDDVCGASALATITQAPLSRDDFNITYYDACVAGDLDTIKRLKQTQPQLMIDSLRDPHDPDVLIHPLLLAALNNQWAVLELLCKLDGIHINARMRNGDTALSLAVRMNNQDAILFLCQQPGIDVNVSDSKRNTPITTACELNLNDQVIDALLSNLKPGRISYAQTALYSSVKNNNINTTEKLLNAGAVSDIRCKYATHSLLYFSFTHANDDISKLLLKNMSNINKTISVNGTCALHLICYLGKHTLISYLINDLGAAKFIETNLRARPVHYAAHKNNQETLIELIKHGCTLKEGRGKIEDEFWPQSQGAMCAGGKYIPPIINYKKYNKSNGEDLHSRGGTPSEFYGKGINELKDFEVSLNINIKDEKKKDRKRMEEKNII
- a CDS encoding IS66 family transposase, whose protein sequence is MDYLAQLQQHNTLLKESLALSQKALALSQKENVLQKELIARLQAQGVQQQEQITQLQEKVEALEAEIRRLKKLPPKPDIKPNTKPPDDSDGPPGTPPATGQGDEADPDDVPKHKVSKPDESTRNQRKQPTKPPPEKSIRVPACGVPPGSTWNGTTPFYVQDLVIKPTSVEYLLDQWITPDGKTVTAKPPANLHGHHYGPTLQAYILHQYFGCGVTQPQLLEWLWDIGLSISPGELSNLITKGNEQFQSEKDEILVAGLRCSSYIQTDDTGARHQGQNGYCTIICNESFAWYATTGSKSRENFLSLLHRPFRTYAMTGNALDYLRTLKYPQKWLRVLQPYVGVTFLSYEAWKACMKEHGLTGKKRLQQASEALIYASLIEHGLGHLTTFSDGAQQFNVFKHAQCWVHAERLLYKVHPVNEQQASAQKWCRTWLWAIYDDLKAFKAEPSKENAMKVRLGFLALIQTRTNCRALQQALSGLAVIEKELLLVLEDPSLPLHNNLSESLIREYVKRRKISGGTRSEAGRQSRNTLPV
- a CDS encoding ankyrin repeat domain-containing protein, encoding MFYLGVLITSVADTISSALATDPQNPTTDAANGDTLELRGDFGRREVCWKSSAKNSICIPPPDSPSLPGQSLGQRTLWPLHVDITITDTPSSEKNGQDAAASGSAELAEAIDAVNAAIDTARLPEETPEAVSQDSTELHEETPEPVDQDSTELLEETPEPVDQDSTELHEETPEAVDQDSTELLEETPEPVDQDSTELHEETPGAVDQGSTEVHEETPEAVDQDSTELLEETPEPVDQDSTELHEETPGAVDQGSTEVHEETPEAVGQDSTELPEEAAAEESFEFRTITPEDVAINNTAGLPGETTETVVIDDTNEPPVSNSDITALFGTNHEDTFAMPNNDRWVRYDTGTDTDTTTLPLIPSPTPSAPPPDYETLYPHDALFEAANNFAPSEANGMNKNPIPDYPEGAWAWPPVTEKPISPEEFNDAYYEALATGNLHAMEHLRRDYPQRMINPLQYPESRNYLYHPLHIAAAKNQMASLEFLCQLPCIDINAPSPEKNTALHLAIDHNNVAVVEFLCQRHDINVNRKNKSGFTPIMLACSKNADAQIIDALLNTQPVLDEEKQIETALSFSVKNNNLETTKKLLESGAKVDQKHDDGKNSIFYISFTEASDEISILLLDSLEDVNQEISINNARVLHLAAFTGKADIAVYLIETLNASRFVTNKGKSMPVHYAAFGNNATTFRTLIDHGCNMHEEKGKIEKDFWEMVETYLAGPQIDVNKYGKIGYRLFREGGTPAEYFRGDIKQMAAHQTKRGHTKESIKEAKALDRKKAQTIEENIRRKKELKKKKTNQERKSEILKQKIRILEENNKKTTDNDAATGITLSTPSTPEQPAPDSDLSALAYTHQSGNLAMHSELTCYDVNDRRFPPGFTNMDDAPGASTMPAMMEQQLDDKEFQNMYLNAIQAGDIDTLKYLKQTRPDLMIDSLVDPNDRNAFIHPLHLAASNKQWVALKFLCALDGININTRMSNGETVLNLAVCEKMEETILFLCQQPLINVNLSDYDNRNTPIISACELNLSDQVIEALLAHKPSLKPNNYQKTALGFSVRNRNITVTKMLLEAGADVGKVEEDGKDSVFYIAFQDDNEEMSKLLVSYLPDIDQAVTKKDARVLHLASLLGKKTLIRHLIEDCEASRF